Within the Metasolibacillus fluoroglycofenilyticus genome, the region AATGTAAACGCATCGCGTACTTGTAAGCGTCCCTGCAATGCCTTCATAAAAGTAAGTCGCTGTCCAGTAGAGTCATGCCGTATTTTAAATACTTCAGCCTGAAATGGCGCTGTAGTATCAAAGCACGCTATTGTGAGCTTAGCAAGCTGCTGAAAAAATGGTAATACCCCTTCATCCTTTAGTGCCGCTCCTGCCATGCAAACGAAAAGCTTACGCGCTGCAATTTGCTTTTGCAGTTGTGTCATAACAATCGTATTTTCTAGCTTGCCCTCTAAAAACAATTCGAGCATTTGTTCATCACGCTCAGCTAGCCATTCCTTAACGCTCTCCTCACTCGTATCATTTTCTATAAATAAAATTTCCTCTGACAGCTCTTGATGAAGCGCTGCAAGTACTTGCTCCTTATTTGCACCCTCACGATCGATTTTATTTATAAATAAAAATGTTGGCACATTATATTTTTTCAGTAACTGCCATACGGTTTCGGTATGCCCCTGAATTCCCTCCACTGCACTCACAATAACAATCGCATAATCCATTACGCGAATCGCGCGCTCCATTTCAGGAGAAAAGTCAACATGCCCCGGCGTATCAATTAATGTATATGTATCACCTTCATATTGAAAGCGCCCTTGCTCTGCAAAAATTGTAATTCCGCGTGCCCTTTCTAATGCATGAAAATCTAAATGAGCATTTTTATTATCAACACGCCCCTTTTCTTTAATGCCTTCCATATGATAAAGTAGCTGCTCGGAAAAAGTCGTTTTCCCTGCATCTACATGGGCTAAAATTCCAATTGTTTTAAACATCACTTCACCTTTTTTCACTATAATTCCAATCGACTTTAAACATTATTTTGTGTATAATAATAACAATTTCTTTGATGTAGTTAGGGGTACAGATATATGTCACTTTTATTACTTGATATAAAGACGGTTATTCTTTTGCTTGTTATTGGACATTGCTGTGTTATCATGCTTATTTCAGCATACAGCTACCAGTATAATAACCGTACTATTTGGACATTTGTAATAGGAAAGCTCCTACAAATTATTGCATTTACTATTATACTATTTCGCGAAATATTGCCATTCATCGTTTCCACTTTTTTAAGTAATACACTGTTGCTTATCGGTACAATGATTGAATGTATTGCACTACTGTTGTTGCTAAAATATCTCACAGCTACTGCGAGAAAAGCTATCGTTATTGTATCATTATTTGGTTTACTTAGCTTTTATGCAGCTATTTTGTTTTATAATTTTGACAATGTGCGCATTGCTATTATATCTATAACCGTTACTGTACTGATTGGATTCCCAATCCGAGCATTTTATCTTACTTGTAAAGCATCTATTTTGAAACGCATCATGCTTATTTTATATAGTGCCATTGCACTGTCACTTGTCTTGCGTACATATAATGCACTATTTGTTTCAACCGACGTAACGCTCTTTGCAGAAAATGAATATCAAACACTTGCCTTCTTGACGAGATTTATTGAAATGCTCGTCGGTAGCATTGGTTTTATTTTACTCGTAAAAGAGCAAACAGATATTGAATTGACACGTATGGCTATGATGGATGAGTTAACAAATATTTATAATAGACACGCCTTTATTCAGCGCGCAGATGCTCTGATTGCCTCAGCGCTAAAGAAAAAAAGCATGGTTTCCTTTATTATTTTTGATGTTGACCGCTTTAAGGGGATTAATGATACATACGGACATGATGCTGGGGATTATGTACTGAGAGAGATTGCCAAAGTAATTGCAAATGCACTTCCGAAAGAGGCTATTTTTGGGCGCTATGGCGGAGATGAGTTTGTTATTTTAATACCAAACTGCCAAATCGACAGAGCAACTAAGCTAGCAGAAGCATTGCGGACTACCATTTCCCAATATTCATTCCAGTATATTTCAACACAATGTACATTAAGCTTAGGCTCCGCTACAACAGAAGTTCAGACAGCCATCTCCTTAGATGCATTTTATACAAACGCTGATAAAGCTTTATATCATGCAAAGGAAAATGGTCGTAATCAAGTTTATGCTGTAACCTTTTAATATAGTAAATAGACAGAAAAGCGATTGCGTAAATGGATTTCTTTTTACGTAATCGCTTTAGTTATTTCTTAGACTTTTTCAGTGCCCTCTTGCTAACAGCTTCCTCTATTATTGTTCTACCTTACCTTGCCAAGCATAATAAGCAATACCTTTGAATTCCTCATCATAGGTTACTCTAAATAGATAAATATATCTTCCTTCTTCAGCAGGCATTGTCAAATAATCATCCTTTAACTCTACGGGCTCATATTGGTTACTAATAACTTTAAATGCTTCAATTTTTGTTGGAAAGGGCAATTTTTCTTTGACATTTTCATTGAAATCATCCGGTGTCTTTACTATTTGTAATTGCAATTTCTCATTTGGTTTAATTTTCATTGCAGGTGAATTCTCAAAAACATCTTGACTCGGAGGCTCATTATTTAATTCAGATGGACATTGTGTTAAATCCGGATTCCAGCAATATGACAATAAAGGAGTATAGGCTGTTCCGTTGCTTCCCTCTACAGCTACTACCTCAAGCATTCTGGGCTTAACATTGCGCTCATAAAATGTAAATTCTTCTTGCCCCTCTAGTTTTTCTTGCTTCACTTGTTCACTTTGACATCCAGCTAACAATAGAAAGCTAAACATTAAAGCTACTATTATTTTCATAAAAACCCCACCTTTCTTTGCTATGATAATATCAAAAAATGGGTAAAAATCAAACAATTACTATATAAATAAATGTAGTAAAATAAATTTTATAATTTCTCTATTTTCACGATAGCGAATTACCTCGAATTAACCCGAAAAATAGTGTCGAATGAAAAATATTTACATATATCACAAAATACAATATAATGGATTCCGAGGGATATATTCCTAACTCTGCGCGCGGATAAAAACTAGTAACAACAATTCTTATTCATTTAAAATTAGTTTCATTCTAGAAATATAATAATACAAAAATAGGATGGAGGATAAATATGAAAAAAATCGCAGCTAGTGCTTTATCAGTTGGTTTAATTTTTGGTGCTTTTTATGGCTCACCACTTCAAGTTGGAGCTTCAAATGATTCTTCTCCCGTAGTAGAGGCCATGAGCTACTCTAAAACGGTTACTGAAACAAGGGTTTATTCGAAAAACCAAAGTATCCCGTCTTCTATTTATTATAGCTTGGGTGGCTGGACTGGCACTCTTTATAAAGGAGAAACTGCCGATACAGGCGACCATATACTTGTTATTTATACTGGTACCGTTACATGTTCAGGTCCTTGTGTATTGTCTGCACCACTTGAAAACGAAGAGCAATGAATTTAGTTTACGGGGAATGATGATTTCCTTGTAAATCATCATTTCCCATTCTTTTTAGTATAACCATCTAAATAGAACCGTATGGAGTCCATTTCAAAACTTAGACTTCATACGGTCTATTTTTCTCTTATTACTTTCTGTTAAGAAAAATACCTTTTATTTTTTATTATCATACCAATGTCAATATATCACTTTTCCCTCTTCTTTCGTTGGCAAGTAATTAATATGATGCCAGCACCTATTTTGTATTTCACATCCATTATTTTAACATATTTCCTATCTTACCCTACATATTATTATAATGTCTCAAATTCAAATACAAATAATGTATTTACATCTTGGTTTTGGTAGATTACAATTTATATTGTATTACCATTTCTAGTAATAGATACAGAAGTAAATAATTCCGTTTTATTTATTCAAAAAAGGAGGGCTTATATGCTTCAATTATTGCGACTCGAATGGACAAAGATGAAGCGTGCCAAATTTAGTTATTTTTTAATTGGACTTTTATTAATTATAGTGAGTTGTTATTTTTTTTACATTGATAAAAAAACAATGAAGCAGGATGAAATTGAAGCTTTTGTCGCAGAAAATATTATGTACTATCAGGATAGTATTGTGGCGACAGAAGAAGAATTAAAAAGCTTAACTGGGACTGAAAAAGAGTATAGAGAAAGTTTTTTAGAAAATACCAAGAGGCAGCACGAAGGATTTCAGATGATGCAGGAGGGACTAGAAAGGAAAAATTGGCCTCTTTATTGGCAGGGAGAAATTTTAAATTTTATTAGTTTTGAAGAAAGAGCATTGAAGGATTTAGAAATATATAAAAACAGCTATCTTTATCCAACACCTTTTACTGTCCTAGTACATATGGATAAAATGCGCTGGATGGAGGAAAAGTCGGTTCAGCCCCTTGCGTCAGGCTTAGAAAATCAAGGCACTACGCTATATGACCAAGATTTCTCTGAGCCACTTGTACAACAACTAGCTCAAAGTCTATCATCTTTTCATTCCTCCACTGGCACATATTTTCTGTTTCATCTGTTCCAATATGGCTTTAGCTTGGTTGGACTCATCTTTTTACTCTTTTTATTCTCGGATATTTTGACGAAAGAAGGCTTTGGACGCAATGGACCAATTCATTTACTCCGCACTATGCCGATTCGCTGCTCTTCATTTTGGTTGTCGAAAGCGTTTACAGTTATGGCTGGCTCCCTTCTTATCGTTAGCTTAACAGCAATTATTGGTGTCGGTCTTGGTACACTTTTTAATCGACTAGGAGATTGGCAATACCCTATTTTAATCTATGGTCCAGAACGAACGTATTCCTTTTTGTCAATTGCTCAGTTTTTAAGCAAGGCGGGGGGATTATTTGTACTTGTTTTAGCATTTGGCTTTAGCTTGCTATTTTTATTTTCTGTTTTGACAAATCGCGCTATTTTAGCGATTGGGCTAACGATTATTGTGTTAGTGCTTGGTCAAGCATTAACAGAGCAAACATTTTTATTAAGTTGGACACAATGGATTCCTTTCCATTACCTTACTGTATATCCGATTTTAAATGGGGAATATACGATTATTCATAACAATGCATTGTTCACCTATCAACAAGGCTTATTATCATTAGCAATAAGCACATTAATCGTACTTATTGTTACATTTTGCAGTATAAAGCTACGTAAAGGGGTTATGTCATGATTATTAATGTACAAGGGCTGAAGAAAAGCTATAAAAAGCAACTGGTGTTAAAAAATATTACGTTCCAAGTGGAAGAACCACAAATCATTGCACTTATTGGACCAAACGGCTCTGGTAAAACAACAATGATGAATTGTTTAATGAATTTACTGCCATTTCAAGAGGGTGAAATTACTATTCTTGGAAAAAAGAATACAGACCCTAGCCTATTTTATGAAGTATCTTATTTACAGGATAATCGTGTATTATACGGAGATTTAACAGGTGCTGATCATTTGAATTTTATTTGCCATGCACAAAAATTACCTGCTCGAAAAGCAAAAGAAATAGCTGCATATGTCGGTATGGATAAATATGCAAAAAAAAGAGTGCGTAGCTATTCACTTGGTATGAAACAACATCTATTGTTAGCAATGGCCATTTTAAATGAGCCTAAATTAATTTTACTTGATGAACCAATTAACGGACTTGATCCGACAAGTGCCATCCATATGCGTCATATTTTAATGGATTTGCATGCAAAGGGTTCAACAATCATTATTTCCTCTCATAATCTTGAGGAAATTGATAAAATGACAAATACGATTTATTTCATGAAAGATGGCGAAATTTTAGAGGAATCTTTAGAAAAATTAAATATCGCACACTATTCAATTTATGTTTCCAATAGCGAAAGGGCACGTGATATTTTTACGACAAACAAGCTCCCTGTCACAATGGAGGCGGACCACTTTATATTTAGTGAGGCGGACCTAGCATTACAGCAAGTCATTGATACACTTAATGAGAATGATGTGAAAATACGCCATATTGAAAATAAAAAGATTGGGGCTGAAAAACGCTATATGGAGCTATTTGAAAGCGAGCTGAGAAAATGAGACTATTTATTTTTGAAGTAAAGAAAATTCTCTTTAGTCGCCGTTTCCTCTATACTTTTGCCATTTTACTATTTGTAGGAGTAGGCTTGTTTTTCCGAAATTTCGCCATGCAAGATTTAGCATTAGAAGAAGAAGTAAAACGTGTCACTGCTTATACACAAGAAGCGCAAAGCATATTACGTGTGCTGCAAAAGTCACCTGAAAGTGGGCAGACAGATGAACAAATACAGCACTTAGCAAAGGCGTTAAATTTATTATACGAATGGGCTCCTCTGGTAAAATCAACTGATTGGGAAAAGCGTTTACAAATAGAAAACGACTTTTTACAAACGCTTACCTTGTATAAGGAAGCAGGTGGTGATTTTTCTATTCAAAATAGCGCTATTGAACCGACGATTCTTTTCAATGAACAGCTGTTATCACAAGGGATTGAGCCAACATTTGAAAACTATAGTACGAATTTGCCAAACTATATAAAGCAAGTGGCGACGCTTTATATTAATATAGGAGCAATTGTTTTACTGCTATTAGTAGTAGGTGATTTATTAACGCTGGAATTTGAGCAGGGCAGTATTCGTTTACTTTATACCCAGCCCATTCGTAAAACAGCTATTTTACACGCAAAATGGGCAACAACTGTTGTCACTTATTTACTTTTAACGCTAGGATTATTCGGTATAACATGGGGCGTAGGCTATCTATTCGGTCAAGTAGGCTCGTTTGCCTATCCAATTTTCGTTGAGGTAGATGGCATAATATCTTTTATTACGATTCGCGACTATATAATATGGGGATTGCTTAGCACAACAATTGTGATTTTGTTGGCTATCTCTATACTTTTATTGCTAAGCTTATTTATTAAAAATTCGATTGTCACATTACTTATAACAATTAGTATATTATTAATCGGCTTTTTCACCATGCAAATAGGTGTTGTCAATTGGCTTAATCCATTTTTATACGTTTTCGCGGGTTTGTCCATTCAACAAGTTGGCACAAGCTGGTATCAAAGTATTCCAATTACATTACTATTAGCGATAATTATTTATATTCTTGCCCTACTACGTATTCAGCGGATGCGTGAAGTTTAAACTTGATTCAGCAAATTACTTTTGTACAGAAAGCATAGCGACAATTCTTATTTGCACCGATAGCAAGGCGACAGGTACAGAAGTCCCCCACTTCTATAAATGCAAAAAAGCATTTCAAGTTAAAGGGAGTCCAAATTCTCTGCCGCGAAAGAGGAGCTCAGTATAGGAGCGCAACGATTGAGTGACCAACATCGTGTTGGCCCAAGCTTCGGATGTCACAGATTTTGATGGAGGTCTGCATAATGCAGGTCAGTTAACCGTTGTCACAGGACGTGACGGTTTTAAGTTAACTTTCGAAAAAATCTGGATGCAATTATGCCGAGGTGTAATTGATTAGGAAAGCGTCCAAAAAGCTGCGGTTAAACAGCCGTTTGGACGCTTTTCATGATAAAAATCGTTGGCGAATATCCTGTGAGGGTAATTCGCATAGTTCTTTTTTTCCAAACCATTTATAACGATTTTTTGCGAGTTTATTGTATGCGAAATTGCGAACACCAGTAGGTACTGCAATAAATACATAAGCAAAACGCCAAAACCCTTGCAGTCGCCGCGCAATTTTCAGTGCAGCGGTTGACTGTAAGAAATAGCGTCCATTTTCTATAAGCACGATGCTATCAGCTTTCGGCACTTGATAGCGTTCTAATAGCTCCCTCCCTACCTCACTTTGCAATGAGGCAAACTGAAAATAGCCCTTTGGATCACGCTTAATAATAAATTGTACACTTGCATCACAAAAATGACATTCTCCGTCAAATAAGACAATCGCCATTTCCTTCACCTCATTCTGGTGTTGTGTAACTATAATATGTACCGAGCGATTTCACTGTACAGCCCAATGCATGCAATTCCTCAACTGCCCCCCTCATCATCGTTTCTTCCTCATCTGCCAATACATCTACGATAAAGAAATAATCACCTAAGCCTGTTTTCAATGGGCGTGATTCGATTTTACTTAAGTTCAGCTTGCGCCATGCAAATACGGATAATACTTGATGAAGTGCCCCTGATACATCTGTTGGCAATGTAATCATAAACGTTGTCTTTAATATATCATTTTCAGCTTGTGGTAGGCGTATATTTTCCCTTGCTAAAACAAAGAAGCGCGTATGGTTAAAATGGAAATCATGAATATTGTTTTCAACAATCGTCAGCCCATATTTTTCAGCAGCAGCGCTATTAGCAATTGCCGCAATGCATCGTTCTGGTGAATCCGCTACAAGCTTTGCCGCCGCAGCAGTTGACGAATATTGATGCAACGGCACACCGCTAAAGCGGTAAAATAAATATTTATGGCATTGTGCTAATGCATGTGGATGCGAATAAACTGCTTCAATGTTTTGCCAATTCTTCATTTGCTCTGGATGTACCATTAAGTGCTGCTGAATTTTTGATGTAATTTCTCCTACAACGAAAAGATTCGCTTCATGGAATAAATAATCAATCGTTAAAGGGACAGAGCCTTCTAATGCATTTTCTAATGGCACTACTGCTAAGTCCACTCTTCCTTCAGCAACTGCCTCGATACATTCTGGAATCGAGGCTTGTGGCATTAGCCAATCATTTGGGAATAAGCCCTTTGTCGCTAAATATGTAAATGATGCTTCTGGACCTAAGTATGCGATGCGCTTTTCCCAATTTTGTGTTGACATTTTATGTCCTCCCTTTATTTCTAAATTTTCAGTCTTTTATAAAGCGAAAAGTAAGCTTTATACCTATTTTAAGTTTTAAGTGTCTTGATTATCCTTTATTTTACAGAGAACACTTAAAAGCAAATTTTCCATTCCGGCTCTTCTACAAAAAATAGCACTGCTAAACCTAGTGTTTATGTCATTTTCAAAGAATCCCTTTTCTATTTTATCGAGATACTTTTTAATGTAACATTATCGATAGTGTTCCGAAAGCAGGCAATGCACTGCTTTCGGAACATCCCCTACAATGCGCCTGAGCTAATAACCTCTGCTGATTCAATAAAATCAAGACGCTTTAAAATTTGAATCAATTCATTTAAGTCCACATTCATATTCGTTACATCAAGTGATAAGGTAACATTTGCTCTCCCTTGAATGGGTATCGTTTGATGAATCGTTAATACATTGCAATGTGCCTCTGAAATCGTTTCAAGTAATTTTGCTAGCGAGCCTTTACGGTCTTGCAACTGTAAAAATAATGTTAAAATACGTTCTTGAACGATGGAGTGAAAAGGAAAAACAGCATCGCGATATTTATAAAATGCACTGCGTGATAAATCCACTTCCTTGACGGCGTCCCAAATAGAGGCGACAGCACCCTTTTGTAATAAGGCCTTTGCCTCTAATGTTTTTTGCATTGCATCCGTCAAAACATCCTCACGCACTAAATAATAGCGTTGATTTGCTACGTTTTTCATATTTCTACCCCCGCGCATCAATCTACAAATTCAAATTCAAATTCCATTAAGCGAACTGTATCGCCATTTTCTGCACCACGCTCACGTAGGGCATCATCAATCCCCATTGCACGTAATTGACGAGCGAAGCGTCTTACACCATCTTCACGGCTAAAGTCTGTCATTTTAAATAATCGTTCAATTGAATAACCTGATAAGACAAATGCACCGTCATCATCCCGTGTAATTTCAAAATCTTCATTTTGTTTTTCATATTTATAAAGCACTGTTGCATCGGATTCTTCAGCACTAATTTCATGCAGTTCAAATTGTGGTGTTACTTCAAGTAAGTCAGCAATTTCAAAGAGTACGGCTTTCAAGCCTTGACGTGATACAGCTGATACAGGGAATACTTTCACACTGTCCCCCACCTTTTCAAGGAAGTTTTGTAAATTTTCCTCTGCTTCAGGCATGTCCATTTTATTTGCAACAACAATTTGTGGGCGCTCTGTTAAGCGTAAATCATACTGCTTTAGCTCCTCATTAATTGTTACATAATCCTCGTATGGATCGCGACCTTCCATCCCACTCATATCAACTACATGAACGATAACGCGTGTACGTTCTATATGACGTAAAAATTGCATTCCTAGTCCAATGCCTTGATGTGCACCTTCAATTAATCCCGGTAAATCGGCCATTGCAAACGAGCGACCATCTTCCGTTTCTACCATTCCTAAATTGGGTACAATTGTTGTAAAGTGATATGCACCAATTTTCGGCTTTGCAGCAGATACAACGGATAATAAAGTTGATTTCCCAACAGATGGAAACCCTACTAAGCCGACATCAGCCAATACTTTTAATTCTAAAATAACTTCTAGCTCTTGCCCAGGCTCCCCTTTTTCAGCGAGTTCAGGGGCAGGATTTGCTGGTGTCGCAAAACGGCAGTTGCCTCGACCACCACGACCAGCCTTCGCAATAATTGCTTTTTGACCGTCTTCTACTAAGTCCGCAATGACAGCCTGCGTTTCTGCATTAATAACAACAGTCCCGGGCGGCACTTTAATAGTTAAATCCTCTGACTTACGTCCATGCATCCCTTTGCTCATTCCATGCTCGCCACGCTCTGCCTTGAAATGACGTTTGTAGCGGAAATCCATTAATGTAC harbors:
- a CDS encoding GGDEF domain-containing protein, whose amino-acid sequence is MSLLLLDIKTVILLLVIGHCCVIMLISAYSYQYNNRTIWTFVIGKLLQIIAFTIILFREILPFIVSTFLSNTLLLIGTMIECIALLLLLKYLTATARKAIVIVSLFGLLSFYAAILFYNFDNVRIAIISITVTVLIGFPIRAFYLTCKASILKRIMLILYSAIALSLVLRTYNALFVSTDVTLFAENEYQTLAFLTRFIEMLVGSIGFILLVKEQTDIELTRMAMMDELTNIYNRHAFIQRADALIASALKKKSMVSFIIFDVDRFKGINDTYGHDAGDYVLREIAKVIANALPKEAIFGRYGGDEFVILIPNCQIDRATKLAEALRTTISQYSFQYISTQCTLSLGSATTEVQTAISLDAFYTNADKALYHAKENGRNQVYAVTF
- a CDS encoding ABC transporter permease codes for the protein MLQLLRLEWTKMKRAKFSYFLIGLLLIIVSCYFFYIDKKTMKQDEIEAFVAENIMYYQDSIVATEEELKSLTGTEKEYRESFLENTKRQHEGFQMMQEGLERKNWPLYWQGEILNFISFEERALKDLEIYKNSYLYPTPFTVLVHMDKMRWMEEKSVQPLASGLENQGTTLYDQDFSEPLVQQLAQSLSSFHSSTGTYFLFHLFQYGFSLVGLIFLLFLFSDILTKEGFGRNGPIHLLRTMPIRCSSFWLSKAFTVMAGSLLIVSLTAIIGVGLGTLFNRLGDWQYPILIYGPERTYSFLSIAQFLSKAGGLFVLVLAFGFSLLFLFSVLTNRAILAIGLTIIVLVLGQALTEQTFLLSWTQWIPFHYLTVYPILNGEYTIIHNNALFTYQQGLLSLAISTLIVLIVTFCSIKLRKGVMS
- a CDS encoding ABC transporter ATP-binding protein, whose protein sequence is MIINVQGLKKSYKKQLVLKNITFQVEEPQIIALIGPNGSGKTTMMNCLMNLLPFQEGEITILGKKNTDPSLFYEVSYLQDNRVLYGDLTGADHLNFICHAQKLPARKAKEIAAYVGMDKYAKKRVRSYSLGMKQHLLLAMAILNEPKLILLDEPINGLDPTSAIHMRHILMDLHAKGSTIIISSHNLEEIDKMTNTIYFMKDGEILEESLEKLNIAHYSIYVSNSERARDIFTTNKLPVTMEADHFIFSEADLALQQVIDTLNENDVKIRHIENKKIGAEKRYMELFESELRK
- a CDS encoding ABC transporter permease subunit; the encoded protein is MRLFIFEVKKILFSRRFLYTFAILLFVGVGLFFRNFAMQDLALEEEVKRVTAYTQEAQSILRVLQKSPESGQTDEQIQHLAKALNLLYEWAPLVKSTDWEKRLQIENDFLQTLTLYKEAGGDFSIQNSAIEPTILFNEQLLSQGIEPTFENYSTNLPNYIKQVATLYINIGAIVLLLLVVGDLLTLEFEQGSIRLLYTQPIRKTAILHAKWATTVVTYLLLTLGLFGITWGVGYLFGQVGSFAYPIFVEVDGIISFITIRDYIIWGLLSTTIVILLAISILLLLSLFIKNSIVTLLITISILLIGFFTMQIGVVNWLNPFLYVFAGLSIQQVGTSWYQSIPITLLLAIIIYILALLRIQRMREV
- a CDS encoding thiol-disulfide oxidoreductase DCC family protein, with the protein product MAIVLFDGECHFCDASVQFIIKRDPKGYFQFASLQSEVGRELLERYQVPKADSIVLIENGRYFLQSTAALKIARRLQGFWRFAYVFIAVPTGVRNFAYNKLAKNRYKWFGKKELCELPSQDIRQRFLS
- the pheA gene encoding prephenate dehydratase; the protein is MSTQNWEKRIAYLGPEASFTYLATKGLFPNDWLMPQASIPECIEAVAEGRVDLAVVPLENALEGSVPLTIDYLFHEANLFVVGEITSKIQQHLMVHPEQMKNWQNIEAVYSHPHALAQCHKYLFYRFSGVPLHQYSSTAAAAKLVADSPERCIAAIANSAAAEKYGLTIVENNIHDFHFNHTRFFVLARENIRLPQAENDILKTTFMITLPTDVSGALHQVLSVFAWRKLNLSKIESRPLKTGLGDYFFIVDVLADEEETMMRGAVEELHALGCTVKSLGTYYSYTTPE
- a CDS encoding ACT domain-containing protein, which codes for MKNVANQRYYLVREDVLTDAMQKTLEAKALLQKGAVASIWDAVKEVDLSRSAFYKYRDAVFPFHSIVQERILTLFLQLQDRKGSLAKLLETISEAHCNVLTIHQTIPIQGRANVTLSLDVTNMNVDLNELIQILKRLDFIESAEVISSGAL
- the obgE gene encoding GTPase ObgE, with the translated sequence MFVDHVKIYVKGGDGGDGMVAFRREKYVPNGGPAGGDGGHGGNVVFQVDEGLRTLMDFRYKRHFKAERGEHGMSKGMHGRKSEDLTIKVPPGTVVINAETQAVIADLVEDGQKAIIAKAGRGGRGNCRFATPANPAPELAEKGEPGQELEVILELKVLADVGLVGFPSVGKSTLLSVVSAAKPKIGAYHFTTIVPNLGMVETEDGRSFAMADLPGLIEGAHQGIGLGMQFLRHIERTRVIVHVVDMSGMEGRDPYEDYVTINEELKQYDLRLTERPQIVVANKMDMPEAEENLQNFLEKVGDSVKVFPVSAVSRQGLKAVLFEIADLLEVTPQFELHEISAEESDATVLYKYEKQNEDFEITRDDDGAFVLSGYSIERLFKMTDFSREDGVRRFARQLRAMGIDDALRERGAENGDTVRLMEFEFEFVD